Proteins encoded in a region of the Raphanus sativus cultivar WK10039 chromosome 8, ASM80110v3, whole genome shotgun sequence genome:
- the LOC108832192 gene encoding pentatricopeptide repeat-containing protein At3g24000, mitochondrial: protein MLSTSVRVTSRLFSQLRVSRGLGSVPATFYDESEDNPLGFQSNNDLLHRSSNGVRVFDLLEINGVPALRRLYNMLLKECTVSKRVSQGRIVHGHVAKSLFRCEVVMNNTLLNMYAKCGSLEEARKVFDEMPQRDFVTWTTLISGYSQHGRPIDALVLFIHMLRDGFVPNEFTLSSVVKAAAAAAAEPRGCCGQQLHGFCLKCGFDLNVHVGSSLLDMYTRYGLMDDAQLVFDGLESRNDVSWNVLIAGHARRCGTEKALELFQRMLREGFRPSHFSYSSVFGACSSTGFLEQGKWVHAHMIKSGEKLVAFAGNTLIDMYAKSGSIHDARKIFDRLARRDVVSWNSLLTAYAQHGFGREAVCLFEEMRRDGISPNEISFLSVLTACSHSGLLDEGWHYFELMKKDGIEPKAWHYVTIVDLLGRSGDLDRALRFIRDMPIEPTAAIWKALLNACRMHKNVDLGAYAAEHVFELDPDDPGPHVILYNIYASGGRWNDAARVRKKMKESGVKKEPACSWVEIENAIHMFVANDECHPQREEISRKWEEIYAKIKELGYVPDTSHVVVHVDQQEREVNLQYHSEKIALAFALLNTPPGSTIHIKKNIRVCGDCHSAIKLVSKVVEREIIVRDTNRFHHFRDGSCSCGDYW, encoded by the coding sequence ATGCTCTCAACGTCCGTGCGTGTCACGTCTCGTCTCTTTTCTCAGCTGAGAGTTTCTCGGGGTCTAGGTTCTGTTCCGGCAACGTTTTATGATGAATCCGAAGACAATCCTTTAGGGTTCCAATCCAACAATGATCTTCTCCACAGGAGTAGTAATGGTGTTCGTGTCTTTGACCTCCTCGAGATCAATGGTGTTCCCGCTTTGAGACGTCTCTACAACATGCTGCTGAAGGAATGTACCGTCTCCAAGCGAGTCTCTCAGGGGAGGATCGTTCACGGCCACGTTGCCAAGTCTCTTTTCCGATGCGAGGTTGTTATGAACAACACGCTGCTTaacatgtatgcaaaatgcGGAAGCTTGGAAGAGGCTCGCaaggtgttcgacgaaatgcctcAGAGAGACTTTGTCACTTGGACCACTTTGATTTCTGGTTACTCGCAGCACGGTCGACCCATTGATGCGCTTGTATTGTTTATTCACATGCTTAGAGATGGGTTTGTTCCTAATGAGTTCACTTTGTCCAGCGTTGTTaaagctgctgctgctgctgcagctGAGCCTCGAGGGTGTTGTGGTCAGCAACTTCACGGGTTCTGTCTCAAGTGCGGGTTTGATTTGAATGTTCACGTTGGTAGCTCTCTTCTTGATATGTACACACGCTATGGTCTTATGGATGATGCGCAGCTGGTCTTCGATGGGCTTGAGAGCAGGAACGATGTTTCTTGGAATGTTTTGATCGCTGGCCATGCGAGGAGGTGTGGGACAGAGAAGGCTCTTGAGCTTTTTCAGCGGATGCTTAGAGAAGGTTTCAGACCTTCCCATTTCTCCTACTCTAGCGTCTTTGGGGCTTGTTCCAGTACAGGGTTCTTGGAGCAAGGGAAATGGGTTCACGCACATATGATTAAATCTGGTGAGAAGCTTGTGGCTTTCGCAGGAAACACTCTTATTGACATGTATGCGAAGTCAGGAAGCATACATGATGCGAGAAAGATATTTGATAGATTGGCTAGAAGGGATGTGGTGTCTTGGAACTCGCTCCTCACTGCTTATGCTCAACATGGATTTGGAAGAGAAGCAGTGTGCTTGTTTGAAGAAATGAGAAGGGATGGGATTAGTCCAAACGAAATCTCGTTTCTCTCTGTTCTTACAGCTTGTAGCCATTCTGGTCTTTTAGATGAAGGGTGGCATTACTTTGAATTGATGAAGAAAGATGGGATAGAACCCAAGGCTTGGCACTACGTCACGATTGTTGATCTTCTTGGGCGTTCCGGTGATCTTGACAGGGCACTGAGATTTATCAGAGACATGCCCATAGAACCCACTGCAGCCATCTGGAAAGCTCTGCTTAATGCTTGTAGGATGCACAAGAATGTGGACTTGGGAGCTTATGCCGCTGAACATGTGTTTGAACTAGACCCTGATGACCCTGGTCCTCATGTAATACTGTATAACATCTATGCCTCAGGTGGCAGATGGAACGATGCTGCAAGagtgagaaagaagatgaaggagaGTGGAGTGAAGAAGGAACCTGCGTGCAGCTGGGTAGAGATTGAGAACGCAATCCACATGTTTGTAGCGAATGATGAATGTCATCCACAGAGGGAGGAGATTAGTCGCAAGTGGGAAGAGATCTATGCAAAGATCAAGGAGTTGGGGTATGTGCCAGACACAAGCCATGTAGTTGTCCATGTGGATCAACAAGAGAGGGAAGTGAATCTACAGTATCACAGCGAGAAAATAGCGTTGGCGTTTGCACTTTTAAACACCCCTCCTGGATCAACCATACACATAAAGAAGAACATCAGGGTCTGTGGAGATTGCCATTCAGCAATCAAGTTGGTTTCAAAAGTGGTTGAGAGGGAGATCATTGTGAGAGATACAAACCGGTTCCACCATTTTAGGGATGGTAGCTGTTCTTGTGGGGATTATTGGTAG
- the LOC108832194 gene encoding UDP-glucosyl transferase 73B2, with product MTSNSHKLHVMFFPMMAHGHMIPTLDMAKLFSSRGAKSTILTTPLNAKFLQKPIDKFKNLNPGLQIEIQIVDFPCVQLGLPEGCENADSFTANNNSDERRAMISKFFLATRFFKDQLEKLLETMRPDCLIADVFFPWATEAAEKFHVPRLVFHGTGYFSLCASYCIRLHNPQKRVATSSEPFVIPDLPGNIAITQGQILDRGEDTEMGKFMNEALESEVKSSGVVVNSFYELEPDYADFYKSTVAKRAWQIGPLSVHNRGFEEKAERGKKASIDEAECLKWLDSRKPDSVVYVSFGSVASIKNEQLTEIAAGLEASGTSFIWVVRKNTGDKEEWLPEGFEERVKDRGMIIRGWAPQVLILDHQATGVFVTHCGWNSLLEGVAAGLPMVTWPIGAEQFYNEILVTKVLRTGVSVGTNKHAIMGDFISRENVDKAVREVLDGEEAEEMRSRAKKLAEMAKAAVEEGGSSYNDLSSFIEEFSS from the exons ATGACTAGTAACTCTCACAAGCTCCATGTTATGTTCTTCCCTATGATGGCTCATGGTCACATGATACCAACTCTAGACATGGCTAAGCTTTTCTCTAGCAGAGGAGCCAAGTCCACCATCCTAACCACACCTCTCAACGCCAAGTTCCTCCAGAAACCCATCGACAAATTCAAGAACCTGAACCCGGGTCTCCAAATCGAGATCCAGATCGTGGATTTTCCTTGCGTCCAGCTCGGGTTGCCAGAAGGATGCGAAAACGCTGACTCCTTCACCGCAAACAACAACAGTGATGAAAGACGAGCCATGATCTCCAAATTCTTTTTGGCCACCAGGTTTTTCAAAGACCAGCTTGAGAAGCTCCTCGAGACAATGAGACCTGACTGTCTTATCGCCGACGTGTTCTTCCCCTGGGCTACTGAAGCTGCTGAGAAGTTCCATGTGCCACGACTTGTGTTCCACGGCACTGGTTACTTCTCTTTATGCGCTAGTTATTGCATCAGACTGCATAACCCACAAAAGAGAGTAGCTACGAGTAGTGAGCCCTTTGTGATCCCTGATCTCCCTGGGAACATTGCGATAACTCAAGGACAGATCTTAGACCGTGGTGAAGATACCGAGATGGGGAAGTTTATGAATGAGGCTCTAGAATCAGAAGTGAAGAGCTCAGGTGTTGTTGTGAACAGCTTCTACGAGCTCGAACCTGACTACGCCGATTTTTACAAGAGCACTGTAGCAAAGAGAGCGTGGCAGATAGGTCCACTCTCGGTTCACAACAGAGGGTTTGAGGAGAAGGCTGAGAGAGGAAAGAAAGCAAGCATTGATGAAGCTGAATGCCTCAAATGGCTAGACTCCAGGAAACCAGATTCAGTCGTTTACGTTTCATTTGGGAGCGTGGCTAGCATCAAGAACGAGCAGTTGACTGAGATTGCTGCAGGGTTAGAAGCTTCTGGCACAAGTTTCATCTGGGTTGTGAGGAAAAACACAG GTGACAAAGAAGAGTGGTTACCAGAAGGGTTTGAAGAGAGGGTCAAAGATAGGGGAATGATAATTCGAGGATGGGCTCCACAGGTTCTGATACTTGACCACCAAGCTACCGGTGTGTTCGTGACCCACTGCGGCTGGAACTCGCTTCTAGAAGGAGTGGCTGCTGGGCTTCCCATGGTGACGTGGCCGATTGGAGCTGAGCAGTTCTACAACGAGATATTGGTAACGAAAGTTCTCAGAACTGGAGTGAGCGTGGGAACGAACAAGCATGCGATTATGGGAGATTTTATTAGCAGAGAGAACGTGGATAAAGCGGTGAGGGAGGTGCTGGATGGGGAAGAAGCTGAGGAGATGCGTAGCCGTGCAAAGAAGCTTGCAGAGATGGCTAAAGCCGCCGTGGAAGAAGGAGGGTCTTCTTATAACGACCTTAGCAGCTTCATAGAAGAGTTTAGCTCATGA
- the LOC108832189 gene encoding UDP-glucosyl transferase 73B2, with translation MSSNPQHKLHVMFFPFMAYGHMIPTLDMAKLLSSRGAKSTIITTPLNSKILQKPIDVFKNLNPNLDIDIEIFDFPCVELGLPAGCENVDFFTSDTNADRNDMAFKFFLSTSFFKDQLEVLLKKTRPDCLIADMFFPWATEAAEKSHVPRLVFHGTGYFSLCAGYCIKVHKPQNKVGLSCEPFVIPELPGDIVITKEQIIDGDSESDMGKFMIDVRESEMKSSGVVVNSFYELEPDYADFYKRFVAKRAWHIGPLSVINRGFEEKAERGKKASIDEAECLKWLDSKKQDSVIYISFGSVACFKNEQLREIALGLEASGTSFIWVVRTNTGEKEEWLPEGFEERVKERGMIIRGWAPQVLILEHQATGGFVTHCGWNSLLEGVAAGLPMVTWPIGAEQFYNEKLVTQVLRTGVSVGATKHVKAMEDDIISREKVETAVREVLVGEEAEERRTRAKKLAEMAKAAVEEGGSSFNDLNSLMEEFISS, from the coding sequence ATGAGTAGTAATCCACAGCACAAGCTCCACGTTATGTTCTTCCCTTTCATGGCTTATGGCCACATGATACCAACTCTAGACATGGCTAAGCTTCTCTCTAGCAGAGGAGCCAAGTCCACTATCATCACCACACCTCTCAACTCCAAGATCCTCCAGAAACCCATCGACGTATTCAAGAACCTGAATCCCAATCTTGATATTGATATCGAGATCTTCGATTTCCCATGCGTGGAGCTAGGGTTACCAGCAGGATGCGAGAACGTAGATTTCTTCACCTCAGACACCAATGCCGACCGTAACGACATGGCCTTTAAATTCTTTCTGTCGACAAGCTTTTTCAAAGATCAGCTCGAGGTTCTCCTCAAGAAGACAAGACCTGACTGTCTTATCGCCGACATGTTCTTCCCATGGGCTACTGAAGCTGCTGAGAAGTCTCATGTGCCAAGACTTGTGTTTCACGGCACTGGCTACTTCTCTTTATGCGCTGGTTACTGCATCAAAGTGCATAAACCACAGAACAAAGTAGGTTTAAGTTGTGAGCCTTTTGTGATTCCAGAGCTCCCCGGGGACATAGTGATAACTAAAGAGCAGATCATAGACGGAGACAGCGAATCCGATATGGGGAAGTTCATGATTGATGTGAGAGAATCAGAGATGAAGAGCTCAGGTGTTGTTGTGAACAGCTTCTACGAGCTTGAACCTGATTACGCAGACTTTTACAAGAGATTTGTAGCCAAGAGAGCGTGGCATATCGGTCCACTCTCTGTTATAAACAGAGGATTTGAGGAGAAGGCTGAGAGAGGAAAGAAAGCGAGCATTGATGAAGCTGAGTGCCTCAAGTGGCTAGACTCCAAGAAACAAGATTCAGTCATTTACATTTCATTTGGGAGCGTTGCTTGTTTCAAGAACGAGCAGCTGAGAGAGATCGCTCTAGGTTTAGAAGCTTCTGGCACAAGTTTCATATGGGTTGTGAGAACAAACACAGGTGAGAAAGAAGAATGGTTACCAGAAGGGTTTGAAGAGAGGGTCAAAGAGAGAGGGATGATAATAAGAGGATGGGCACCACAAGTACTGATACTTGAGCACCAAGCAACCGGTGGGTTTGTGACTCACTGTGGCTGGAACTCGCTTCTTGAAGGAGTGGCTGCAGGGCTACCGATGGTGACATGGCCTATTGGAGCAGAGCAATTCTACAACGAGAAGTTGGTTACACAAGTGCTTAGAACTGGAGTGAGCGTGGGAGCTACAAAGCATGTGAAAGCTATGGAAGATGATATCATAAGTAGAGAGAAAGTGGAGACGGCGGTGAGAGAAGTTTTGGTTGGGGAAGAGGCGGAGGAGAGGCGTACACGGGCAAAGAAACTGGCGGAGATGGCTAAAGCTGCGGTGGAAGAAGGAGGGTCTTCTTTTAACGATCTAAACAGCTTGATGGAAGAGTTTATTAGCTCATGA
- the LOC108832190 gene encoding UDP-glycosyltransferase 73B1, translating to MGESTKLHIFLFPYMAHGHMIPTLDMAKLFSTKGAKSTILTTPLNAKILENPIKSFNQDNPGLQDITIQILDFPCTELGLPQGCENTDFFFSNPDLNTGDLNRKFLLSMEYFKEQLEHLLETVRPDCLVANMFLPWATKLAEKFGVPRLVFHGTGYFSLCASHCLRLHKPYKKVASSSEPFVIPELPGDIVITEEQVIEKEEESVMGKFMKELRDSERSSFGVLVNSFHELEPAYSDFYKSSVAKRAWSIGPLSLGNREFKEKAERGKKASIDEHECLKWLDSKRCESVIYLSFGTMLSFNNEQLAEIAAGLEMSGHDFIWVVNKSVSQGEKEEWLPEGFEEKMKGKGLIIRGWAPQVLILDHQAVGGFLTHCGWNSLLEGVASGLPMVTWPIGAEQFYNEKLVTQVLKTGVNVGVQKMMKPVGDFISREKVEKAVREVMAGEDMKKRAKQLAEMAKDAVKEGGSSDSEVNRLMEELKLVRMQKEEEKRS from the exons ATGGGCGAATCCACAAAGCTCCACATCTTCCTCTTCCCTTACATGGCTCATGGCCACATGATACCAACTCTTGACATGGCCAAGCTCTTCTCCACAAAAGGAGCCAAATCCACTATTCTAACCACACCTCTCAACGCCAAGATCCTCGAAAACCCCATCAAATCATTCAACCAGGACAACCCTGGACTCCAAGACATCACCATCCAGATCCTAGATTTCCCTTGCACAGAGCTAGGCTTGCCTCAAGGATGCGAGAACACAGATTTCTTCTTCTCTAACCCTGACCTAAACACAGGTGACTTGAACCGTAAGTTTTTACTTTCAATGGAATATTTCAAAGAGCAGTTAGAGCATCTCCTCGAGACAGTGAGACCAGACTGTCTTGTCGCCAATATGTTCCTCCCTTGGGCGACTAAACTCGCTGAGAAGTTTGGTGTACCGAGACTTGTGTTCCACGGCACAGGCTACTTCTCTTTATGTGCTTCTCATTGCTTAAGGCTCCACAAGCCTTACAAGAAAGTTGCTTCGAGTTCTGAGCCCTTTGTGATCCCTGAACTCCCTGGAGATATTGTGATCACAGAGGAACAGGTcatagagaaagaagaagagtctGTTATGGGGAAGTTTATGAAGGAACTGAGAGATTCAGAGAGAAGTAGCTTTGGTGTGTTGGTGAACAGCTTCCACGAGCTTGAACCTGCTTACTCCGATTTTTACAAGAGTTCTGTGGCCAAAAGGGCTTGGAGTATCGGTCCGCTTTCTCTAGGGAACAGAGAGTTCAAGGAGAAAGCAGAGAGGGGCAAAAAGGCTAGCATTGATGAGCATGAATGTTTGAAATGGCTTGATTCCAAGAGATGTGAATCAGTGATTTACTTGTCATTTGGAACCATGTTGAGCTTCAACAACGAGCAGCTCGCTGAGATTGCAGCTGGCTTGGAAATGTCAGGACATGATTTTATATGGGTGGTTAACAAAAGTGTCAGCCAAG GTGAGAAGGAAGAGTGGTTACCTGAGGGGTTCGAAGAGAAGATGAAAGGAAAAGGATTGATAATCCGTGGCTGGGCGCCGCAAGTGCTAATACTAGACCACCAAGCAGTTGGAGGATTTTTGACGCATTGCGGATGGAACTCGCTTCTAGAAGGTGTAGCATCAGGGCTACCAATGGTAACATGGCCTATCGGAGCAGAGCAGTTCTACAACGAGAAGTTGGTAACACAAGTGTTGAAAACAGGAGTGAATGTAGGAGTCCAAAAGATGATGAAACCTGTTGGAGACTTTATTAGTAGAGAGAAAGTGGAGAAAGCGGTAAGGGAAGTGATGGCTGGAGAAGATATGAAGAAACGGGCTAAGCAGTTAGCTGAAATGGCGAAAGATGCGGTGAAAGAAGGAGGATCTTCAGACAGTGAGGTGAACAGGTTGATGGAAGAGCTTAAGTTGGTTAGGATGcaaaaagaagaggagaaaagaagttga